One genomic window of Desmospora activa DSM 45169 includes the following:
- the sdaAB gene encoding L-serine ammonia-lyase, iron-sulfur-dependent subunit beta, with translation MKYRSVFDIIGPVMIGPSSSHTAGAARIGRAARLLFGRQPQRVGITLYGSFAKTYRGHGTDIAIVGGLLNFDTDDERIVRSLDLAKEAGMNVTFIESDERREHPNTARLFLEDEKGSLEVTGVSIGGGKMEIVELNGFELKLSGTAPALLVTHHDRYGAIAKVATVLADHRINVGYMQVSRKEKGSEALMIIETDQTVSDTAEQAIAQLPEVTGVTVM, from the coding sequence GTGAAATATCGTTCGGTTTTCGATATCATTGGTCCGGTTATGATCGGCCCCTCCAGTTCACACACAGCTGGTGCGGCACGGATCGGGCGAGCAGCTCGGCTGTTGTTTGGACGGCAGCCGCAACGGGTGGGTATCACGTTGTATGGCTCATTCGCCAAGACCTATCGCGGTCATGGGACGGATATCGCCATCGTCGGCGGTTTGTTGAACTTTGACACGGATGATGAACGGATCGTTCGCTCTCTGGATTTGGCAAAAGAAGCGGGGATGAACGTAACGTTTATCGAGTCGGATGAGCGACGAGAACATCCGAACACCGCTCGCCTTTTCCTGGAGGATGAAAAAGGGTCGCTGGAAGTGACCGGGGTCTCAATCGGAGGCGGAAAGATGGAGATCGTGGAGTTGAACGGTTTTGAACTGAAGCTATCTGGTACCGCTCCAGCATTACTGGTAACTCACCATGACCGCTATGGAGCGATCGCCAAAGTAGCTACCGTGCTGGCGGATCACCGTATCAATGTGGGGTATATGCAGGTTTCTCGCAAAGAGAAAGGATCCGAAGCACTGATGATTATCGAGACGGATCAAACCGTCTCAGACACCGCCGAGCAAGCGATTGCCCAGTTGCCGGAAGTGACAGGTGTCACAGTGATGTAA